One Xyrauchen texanus isolate HMW12.3.18 chromosome 46, RBS_HiC_50CHRs, whole genome shotgun sequence DNA segment encodes these proteins:
- the LOC127638391 gene encoding bromodomain-containing protein 1-like isoform X3, producing the protein MRKKTRHNRVAMPQRPPSPIKPSRNRETLTYAEAQRIVELEMDGRVHRLSIYDKLDVIDSDDPIAQEIIECTSNKENTEKPQQVLVRSVRLQKNQQKKSASLTTVQGSPAQGRLPEPKIRTVEYNLPAVPRRPSTYYTYVEKTPDELDEVVEYDMDEEDYAWLELINEKRKRDGHSQVSQNVFEFLMDRFEKESFFETQGKGDPQPLIVEDAVCCICMDSECQNSNAILFCEMCNLAVHQECYGVPHIPEGQWLCRHCLCSPTQLTECIFCPNKGGALKRTDDDRWGHVVCALWVPEVSFTNTVLIEPIDGVSNIPPARWKLTCYLCKKKGVGACIQCSKANCFTAFHVSCAQKAGLYMKMEPIKEVNELGATTFSVKKTAYCCSHTPNGCMRRPLAVYKDCKPKNGLCQKGAHRRRREKAKGCQKKKNKMPESEPVDDAPTVSGPSITPKSFNTILNQVSLQKKKVFVGRVLSYWMLKRQSRNGVPLIRRLQTAIQMQKPPEQVQGEDDYQDLTEQLKDWNRLRHDLERARLLLELICKREKLKREEMKMQQSVLDMQLTPFPVLLRAVLDQLQERDQTRIFAQPVSIEEVSDYLDHIKHPMDFSTMRKRIDTHGYNNLDEFEDDFNLIIYNCMKYNAKDTTFYRAALRLRDHGGVILRKTRRDIERIGLDFASGMHLTEPPKIEPPPSLSWEDVDRLLNASNREHMSKEEQLNKLLETQDSVSAMKSCPSRSKRLKLLKRSIGDLRMEMSHKTEPPSLEQNSPKEEEKTPICTPPAPEEEGDKSLPPKLEPSDCVQLLTNSESPSEPPTLKPVDSSPETWLKKVKFDGEMLSTSLLNAFSPNVLPSENNMFATSTVNEPANTVNRRTAVLFRKSKSPQKGPKMSESPVDCPQLGSKTFLSVVLPRLETLLQHRKRTRSASGDSQDEEEDECPIKRLDTGLSNGFLEPKKGLTVGRQSEPRRRCASESSISSSGSGSAQENTSDVSHVRSVKGKLAMARRNTTDDKKELVNYVETGNISKSSKMAADHRSSDASTGLPTQRRVHSHPSTGRAQGRRADAVQVQGETLPRPLLRQQTQLAMAS; encoded by the exons ATGAGGAAGAAGACTCGGCATAATCGTGTAGCCATGCCACAGAGGCCTCCCTCGCCCATTAAACCCTCACGCAACCGTGAGACCTTGACTTACGCTGAGGCCCAGCGTATAGTCGAGCTGGAGATGGATGGACGTGTTCACAGGCTCAGCATTTACGACAAACTGGATGTTATTGACAGTGATGACCCTATAGCTCAGGAGATCATCGAGTGCACCAGCAACAAGGAGAACACGGAAAAGCCACAGCAGGTTCTGGTGCGCTCTGTGCGGCTGCAAAAAAACCAGCAGAAGAAGAGTGCCTCGTTGACGACCGTGCAAGGTTCACCAGCTCAGGGCAGGCTACCGGAGCCAAAGATCCGAACAGTTGAGTATAACCTCCCAGCAGTGCCACGGAGGCCGTCTACATACTATACTTATGTGGAGAAGACACCTGATGAGCTTGATGAGGTGGTTGAGTATGATATGGATGAGGAAGACTATGCATGGCTTGAACTAATCAATGAGAAGAGGAAGAGAGATGGTCACAGCCAGGTCTCTCAGAACGTCTTCGAGTTCCTCATGGACCGCTTTGAGAAGGAGTCTTTTTTTGAGACCCAGGGTAAAGGTGACCCTCAGCCACTTATCGTTGAGGATGCCGTGTGCTGTATCTGCATGGACAGCGAGTGCCAGAACAGTAATGCTATTCTGTTCTGCGAAATGTGCAATCTTGCAGTGCATCAGGAGTGTTACGGCGTCCCCCACATCCCAGAGGGCCAGTGGCTTTGCCGCCATTGCCTGTGTTCACCCACTCAGCTGACGGAGTGTATATTCTGCCCCAATAAGGGCGGTGCCCTTAAGAGAACAGACGATGACCGTTGGGGGCATGTTGTTTGTGCCCTCTGGGTCCCCGAAGTCAGCTTTACCAATACTGTCCTCATCGAGCCCATTGACGGTGTGTCGAACATTCCGCCAGCCCGCTGGAAACTCACCTGTTACCTGTGTAAGAAGAAGGGAGTTGGTGCTTGTATTCAGTGCAGCAAGGCCAACTGTTTCACTGCTTTCCATGTGAGCTGTGCTCAGAAAGCTGGCCTTTACATGAAGATGGAGCCCATCAAAGAGGTTAATGAGTTAGGAGCCACCACGTTCTCTGTAAAGAAAACAGCCTATTGCTGCTCACATACACCTAACGGTTGCATGAGGAGACCCCTTGCTGTATACAAGGACTGCAAACCTAAGAATGGTTTATGTCAGAAGGGTGCTCACAGGAGAAGGAGGGAAAAGGCAAAAGGATGCCAGAAAAAGAAGAATAAAATGCCAGAATCGGAGCCTGTTGATGATGCTCCCACTGTTTCTGGGCCTAGTATTACTCCTAAAAG TTTCAACACAATCCTCAATCAAGTTTCTCTGCAGAAGAAGAAGGTATTTGTGGGACGTGTGCTCAGTTACTGGATGCTCAAGAGGCAGTCAAGAAATGGTGTCCCACTAATAAGGCGCCTACAGACTGCAATACAGATGCAAAAACCACCAGAGCAG GTGCAGGGGGAGGATGACTATCAAGATTTGACAGAACAGTTAAAGGACTGGAATCGTTTACGGCACGACCTGGAGCGAGCTCGTTTGCTGCTGGAGCTCATTTGCAAGAGAGAGAAGCTAAAGAGGGAGGAG ATGAAAATGCAACAGTCAGTTTTGGATATGCAGCTCACTCCATTTCCTGTCTTGTTGCGAGCGGTGCTTGATCAGCTGCAAGAGAGGGACCAGACAAGAATCTTTGCCCAGCCTGTCAGCATCGAAGAG GTTTCTGATTATCTAGACCACATCAAGCACCCCATGGACTTCTCTACCATGAGGAAACGCATTGATACCCATGGGTACAACAACCTGGATGAGTTTGAGGATGACTTCAACCTCATTATTTACAACTGCATGAAGTACAATGCCAAGGACACCACCTTCTATCGTGCCGCTTTACGTCTACGAGACCATGGTGGAGTAATCCTCAGGAAGACGAGGCGGGACATTGAGAGGATAGGCTTGGACTTTGCCAGTGGAATGCACCTCACTGAACCTCCTAAGATCGAGCCACCTCCATCATTGTCCTGGGAAGATG TTGATAGACTGTTAAACGCATCCAATCGAGAACACATGTCTAAGGAGGAACAGTTGAATAAACTGTTGGAGACACAGGATTCAGTGAGTGCCATGAAGTCATGCCCTTCAAGGAGCAAGCGGCTTAAGTTACTCAAAAGGTCCATCGGTGACCTACGGATGGAAATGAGTCACAAAACTGAGCCCCCTTCTTTGGAGCAGAACAGTCCAAAGGAAGAGGAGAAGACTCCTATTTGTACACCACCGGCCCCAGAGGAAGAAG GTGACAAGTCATTACCCCCAAAACTGGAGCCTTCAGATTGTGTACAACTTCTGACAAACTCAGAAAGTCCCTCTGAACCTCCTACTCTGAAACCTGTCGACTCCAGCCCTGAAACGTGGCTGAAAAAGGTCAAATTTGATGGGGAGATGCTTTCTACCTCACTTTTAAATGCATTCTCCCCTAATGTTCTGCCCTCTGAAAATAATATGTTTGCTACCTCCACTGTTAACGAACCAGCAAATACAGTCAACCGACGGACGGCTGTGCTGTTCCGGAAGTCAAAGAGTCCACAGAAGGGGCCAAAAATGAGTGAATCCCCAGTAGACTGCCCTCAGCTGGGCTCTAAGACCTTTCTGTCAGTAGTCCTACCTCGCCTCGAAACCCTACTCCAGCACAGGAAGAGGACGCGTAGTGCGAGCGGAGACAGTCAggatgaagaggaggatgagTGTCCAATCAAACGCTTGGATACTG gATTGTCTAATGGCTTTTTGGAGCCGAAGAAAGGGCTAACTGTCGGTAGACAGTCAGAGCCTCGCCGTCGCTGTGCTTCAGAGTCCAGCATCTCCTCCAGCGGTAGTGGAAGTGCCCAGGAAAACACAAG TGATGTCAGTCATGTAAGGAGCGTCAAAGGGAAGCTGGCGATGGCAAGACGAAATACGACAGACGATAAAAAAGAGTTGGTCAATTACGTGGAAACGGGGAACATTTCCAAATCCAGTAAGATGGCAGCAG ATCATAGATCCTCAGATGCCTCGACCGGGTTGCCAACTCAACGGCGAGTTCATTCCCACCCCTCCACGGGACGTGCTCAGGGTCGGAGAGCTGATGCAGTTCAGGTCCAAGGAGAAACTCTTCCTCGTCCGCTTCTTCGACAGCAAACGCAACTG GCAATGGCTTCCTAA
- the LOC127638391 gene encoding bromodomain-containing protein 1-like isoform X2: protein MRKKTRHNRVAMPQRPPSPIKPSRNRETLTYAEAQRIVELEMDGRVHRLSIYDKLDVIDSDDPIAQEIIECTSNKENTEKPQQVLVRSVRLQKNQQKKSASLTTVQGSPAQGRLPEPKIRTVEYNLPAVPRRPSTYYTYVEKTPDELDEVVEYDMDEEDYAWLELINEKRKRDGHSQVSQNVFEFLMDRFEKESFFETQGKGDPQPLIVEDAVCCICMDSECQNSNAILFCEMCNLAVHQECYGVPHIPEGQWLCRHCLCSPTQLTECIFCPNKGGALKRTDDDRWGHVVCALWVPEVSFTNTVLIEPIDGVSNIPPARWKLTCYLCKKKGVGACIQCSKANCFTAFHVSCAQKAGLYMKMEPIKEVNELGATTFSVKKTAYCCSHTPNGCMRRPLAVYKDCKPKNGLCQKGAHRRRREKAKGCQKKKNKMPESEPVDDAPTVSGPSITPKSFNTILNQVSLQKKKVFVGRVLSYWMLKRQSRNGVPLIRRLQTAIQMQKPPEQVQGEDDYQDLTEQLKDWNRLRHDLERARLLLELICKREKLKREEMKMQQSVLDMQLTPFPVLLRAVLDQLQERDQTRIFAQPVSIEEVSDYLDHIKHPMDFSTMRKRIDTHGYNNLDEFEDDFNLIIYNCMKYNAKDTTFYRAALRLRDHGGVILRKTRRDIERIGLDFASGMHLTEPPKIEPPPSLSWEDVDRLLNASNREHMSKEEQLNKLLETQDSVSAMKSCPSRSKRLKLLKRSIGDLRMEMSHKTEPPSLEQNSPKEEEKTPICTPPAPEEEGDKSLPPKLEPSDCVQLLTNSESPSEPPTLKPVDSSPETWLKKVKFDGEMLSTSLLNAFSPNVLPSENNMFATSTVNEPANTVNRRTAVLFRKSKSPQKGPKMSESPVDCPQLGSKTFLSVVLPRLETLLQHRKRTRSASGDSQDEEEDECPIKRLDTGLSNGFLEPKKGLTVGRQSEPRRRCASESSISSSGSGSAQENTSDVSHVRSVKGKLAMARRNTTDDKKELVNYVETGNISKSSKMAAEIDSSNIWMPANTTPLNLEPLKLVWAKLSGYPSYPALIIDPQMPRPGCQLNGEFIPTPPRDVLRVGELMQFRSKEKLFLVRFFDSKRNCDAPAREMYKSVIKHTVPASLPWKPRCEEQTCTSQSFQGLQS, encoded by the exons ATGAGGAAGAAGACTCGGCATAATCGTGTAGCCATGCCACAGAGGCCTCCCTCGCCCATTAAACCCTCACGCAACCGTGAGACCTTGACTTACGCTGAGGCCCAGCGTATAGTCGAGCTGGAGATGGATGGACGTGTTCACAGGCTCAGCATTTACGACAAACTGGATGTTATTGACAGTGATGACCCTATAGCTCAGGAGATCATCGAGTGCACCAGCAACAAGGAGAACACGGAAAAGCCACAGCAGGTTCTGGTGCGCTCTGTGCGGCTGCAAAAAAACCAGCAGAAGAAGAGTGCCTCGTTGACGACCGTGCAAGGTTCACCAGCTCAGGGCAGGCTACCGGAGCCAAAGATCCGAACAGTTGAGTATAACCTCCCAGCAGTGCCACGGAGGCCGTCTACATACTATACTTATGTGGAGAAGACACCTGATGAGCTTGATGAGGTGGTTGAGTATGATATGGATGAGGAAGACTATGCATGGCTTGAACTAATCAATGAGAAGAGGAAGAGAGATGGTCACAGCCAGGTCTCTCAGAACGTCTTCGAGTTCCTCATGGACCGCTTTGAGAAGGAGTCTTTTTTTGAGACCCAGGGTAAAGGTGACCCTCAGCCACTTATCGTTGAGGATGCCGTGTGCTGTATCTGCATGGACAGCGAGTGCCAGAACAGTAATGCTATTCTGTTCTGCGAAATGTGCAATCTTGCAGTGCATCAGGAGTGTTACGGCGTCCCCCACATCCCAGAGGGCCAGTGGCTTTGCCGCCATTGCCTGTGTTCACCCACTCAGCTGACGGAGTGTATATTCTGCCCCAATAAGGGCGGTGCCCTTAAGAGAACAGACGATGACCGTTGGGGGCATGTTGTTTGTGCCCTCTGGGTCCCCGAAGTCAGCTTTACCAATACTGTCCTCATCGAGCCCATTGACGGTGTGTCGAACATTCCGCCAGCCCGCTGGAAACTCACCTGTTACCTGTGTAAGAAGAAGGGAGTTGGTGCTTGTATTCAGTGCAGCAAGGCCAACTGTTTCACTGCTTTCCATGTGAGCTGTGCTCAGAAAGCTGGCCTTTACATGAAGATGGAGCCCATCAAAGAGGTTAATGAGTTAGGAGCCACCACGTTCTCTGTAAAGAAAACAGCCTATTGCTGCTCACATACACCTAACGGTTGCATGAGGAGACCCCTTGCTGTATACAAGGACTGCAAACCTAAGAATGGTTTATGTCAGAAGGGTGCTCACAGGAGAAGGAGGGAAAAGGCAAAAGGATGCCAGAAAAAGAAGAATAAAATGCCAGAATCGGAGCCTGTTGATGATGCTCCCACTGTTTCTGGGCCTAGTATTACTCCTAAAAG TTTCAACACAATCCTCAATCAAGTTTCTCTGCAGAAGAAGAAGGTATTTGTGGGACGTGTGCTCAGTTACTGGATGCTCAAGAGGCAGTCAAGAAATGGTGTCCCACTAATAAGGCGCCTACAGACTGCAATACAGATGCAAAAACCACCAGAGCAG GTGCAGGGGGAGGATGACTATCAAGATTTGACAGAACAGTTAAAGGACTGGAATCGTTTACGGCACGACCTGGAGCGAGCTCGTTTGCTGCTGGAGCTCATTTGCAAGAGAGAGAAGCTAAAGAGGGAGGAG ATGAAAATGCAACAGTCAGTTTTGGATATGCAGCTCACTCCATTTCCTGTCTTGTTGCGAGCGGTGCTTGATCAGCTGCAAGAGAGGGACCAGACAAGAATCTTTGCCCAGCCTGTCAGCATCGAAGAG GTTTCTGATTATCTAGACCACATCAAGCACCCCATGGACTTCTCTACCATGAGGAAACGCATTGATACCCATGGGTACAACAACCTGGATGAGTTTGAGGATGACTTCAACCTCATTATTTACAACTGCATGAAGTACAATGCCAAGGACACCACCTTCTATCGTGCCGCTTTACGTCTACGAGACCATGGTGGAGTAATCCTCAGGAAGACGAGGCGGGACATTGAGAGGATAGGCTTGGACTTTGCCAGTGGAATGCACCTCACTGAACCTCCTAAGATCGAGCCACCTCCATCATTGTCCTGGGAAGATG TTGATAGACTGTTAAACGCATCCAATCGAGAACACATGTCTAAGGAGGAACAGTTGAATAAACTGTTGGAGACACAGGATTCAGTGAGTGCCATGAAGTCATGCCCTTCAAGGAGCAAGCGGCTTAAGTTACTCAAAAGGTCCATCGGTGACCTACGGATGGAAATGAGTCACAAAACTGAGCCCCCTTCTTTGGAGCAGAACAGTCCAAAGGAAGAGGAGAAGACTCCTATTTGTACACCACCGGCCCCAGAGGAAGAAG GTGACAAGTCATTACCCCCAAAACTGGAGCCTTCAGATTGTGTACAACTTCTGACAAACTCAGAAAGTCCCTCTGAACCTCCTACTCTGAAACCTGTCGACTCCAGCCCTGAAACGTGGCTGAAAAAGGTCAAATTTGATGGGGAGATGCTTTCTACCTCACTTTTAAATGCATTCTCCCCTAATGTTCTGCCCTCTGAAAATAATATGTTTGCTACCTCCACTGTTAACGAACCAGCAAATACAGTCAACCGACGGACGGCTGTGCTGTTCCGGAAGTCAAAGAGTCCACAGAAGGGGCCAAAAATGAGTGAATCCCCAGTAGACTGCCCTCAGCTGGGCTCTAAGACCTTTCTGTCAGTAGTCCTACCTCGCCTCGAAACCCTACTCCAGCACAGGAAGAGGACGCGTAGTGCGAGCGGAGACAGTCAggatgaagaggaggatgagTGTCCAATCAAACGCTTGGATACTG gATTGTCTAATGGCTTTTTGGAGCCGAAGAAAGGGCTAACTGTCGGTAGACAGTCAGAGCCTCGCCGTCGCTGTGCTTCAGAGTCCAGCATCTCCTCCAGCGGTAGTGGAAGTGCCCAGGAAAACACAAG TGATGTCAGTCATGTAAGGAGCGTCAAAGGGAAGCTGGCGATGGCAAGACGAAATACGACAGACGATAAAAAAGAGTTGGTCAATTACGTGGAAACGGGGAACATTTCCAAATCCAGTAAGATGGCAGCAG AGATTGACAGCAGCAATATTTGGATGCCTGCTAACACTACACCACTAAATCTGGAGCCCCTTAAACTAGTTTGGGCCAAACTTAGTGGATATCCTTCCTATCCTGCCTtg ATCATAGATCCTCAGATGCCTCGACCGGGTTGCCAACTCAACGGCGAGTTCATTCCCACCCCTCCACGGGACGTGCTCAGGGTCGGAGAGCTGATGCAGTTCAGGTCCAAGGAGAAACTCTTCCTCGTCCGCTTCTTCGACAGCAAACGCAACTG TGATGCGCCAGCAAGAGAAATGTACAAATCTGTCATCAAGCACACTGTCCCAGCATCCCTACCATGGAAACCCAGATGTGAAGAGCAGACCTGCACTTCTCAGAGCTTCCAGGGTCTCCAGAGTTAA
- the LOC127638391 gene encoding bromodomain-containing protein 1-like isoform X4, producing the protein MRKKTRHNRVAMPQRPPSPIKPSRNRETLTYAEAQRIVELEMDGRVHRLSIYDKLDVIDSDDPIAQEIIECTSNKENTEKPQQVLVRSVRLQKNQQKKSASLTTVQGSPAQGRLPEPKIRTVEYNLPAVPRRPSTYYTYVEKTPDELDEVVEYDMDEEDYAWLELINEKRKRDGHSQVSQNVFEFLMDRFEKESFFETQGKGDPQPLIVEDAVCCICMDSECQNSNAILFCEMCNLAVHQECYGVPHIPEGQWLCRHCLCSPTQLTECIFCPNKGGALKRTDDDRWGHVVCALWVPEVSFTNTVLIEPIDGVSNIPPARWKLTCYLCKKKGVGACIQCSKANCFTAFHVSCAQKAGLYMKMEPIKEVNELGATTFSVKKTAYCCSHTPNGCMRRPLAVYKDCKPKNGLCQKGAHRRRREKAKGCQKKKNKMPESEPVDDAPTVSGPSITPKSFNTILNQVSLQKKKVFVGRVLSYWMLKRQSRNGVPLIRRLQTAIQMQKPPEQVQGEDDYQDLTEQLKDWNRLRHDLERARLLLELICKREKLKREEMKMQQSVLDMQLTPFPVLLRAVLDQLQERDQTRIFAQPVSIEEVSDYLDHIKHPMDFSTMRKRIDTHGYNNLDEFEDDFNLIIYNCMKYNAKDTTFYRAALRLRDHGGVILRKTRRDIERIGLDFASGMHLTEPPKIEPPPSLSWEDVDRLLNASNREHMSKEEQLNKLLETQDSVSAMKSCPSRSKRLKLLKRSIGDLRMEMSHKTEPPSLEQNSPKEEEKTPICTPPAPEEEGDKSLPPKLEPSDCVQLLTNSESPSEPPTLKPVDSSPETWLKKVKFDGEMLSTSLLNAFSPNVLPSENNMFATSTVNEPANTVNRRTAVLFRKSKSPQKGPKMSESPVDCPQLGSKTFLSVVLPRLETLLQHRKRTRSASGDSQDEEEDECPIKRLDTGLSNGFLEPKKGLTVGRQSEPRRRCASESSISSSGSGSAQENTSDVSHVRSVKGKLAMARRNTTDDKKELVNYVETGNISKSSKMAADHRSSDASTGLPTQRRVHSHPSTGRAQGRRADAVQVQGETLPRPLLRQQTQL; encoded by the exons ATGAGGAAGAAGACTCGGCATAATCGTGTAGCCATGCCACAGAGGCCTCCCTCGCCCATTAAACCCTCACGCAACCGTGAGACCTTGACTTACGCTGAGGCCCAGCGTATAGTCGAGCTGGAGATGGATGGACGTGTTCACAGGCTCAGCATTTACGACAAACTGGATGTTATTGACAGTGATGACCCTATAGCTCAGGAGATCATCGAGTGCACCAGCAACAAGGAGAACACGGAAAAGCCACAGCAGGTTCTGGTGCGCTCTGTGCGGCTGCAAAAAAACCAGCAGAAGAAGAGTGCCTCGTTGACGACCGTGCAAGGTTCACCAGCTCAGGGCAGGCTACCGGAGCCAAAGATCCGAACAGTTGAGTATAACCTCCCAGCAGTGCCACGGAGGCCGTCTACATACTATACTTATGTGGAGAAGACACCTGATGAGCTTGATGAGGTGGTTGAGTATGATATGGATGAGGAAGACTATGCATGGCTTGAACTAATCAATGAGAAGAGGAAGAGAGATGGTCACAGCCAGGTCTCTCAGAACGTCTTCGAGTTCCTCATGGACCGCTTTGAGAAGGAGTCTTTTTTTGAGACCCAGGGTAAAGGTGACCCTCAGCCACTTATCGTTGAGGATGCCGTGTGCTGTATCTGCATGGACAGCGAGTGCCAGAACAGTAATGCTATTCTGTTCTGCGAAATGTGCAATCTTGCAGTGCATCAGGAGTGTTACGGCGTCCCCCACATCCCAGAGGGCCAGTGGCTTTGCCGCCATTGCCTGTGTTCACCCACTCAGCTGACGGAGTGTATATTCTGCCCCAATAAGGGCGGTGCCCTTAAGAGAACAGACGATGACCGTTGGGGGCATGTTGTTTGTGCCCTCTGGGTCCCCGAAGTCAGCTTTACCAATACTGTCCTCATCGAGCCCATTGACGGTGTGTCGAACATTCCGCCAGCCCGCTGGAAACTCACCTGTTACCTGTGTAAGAAGAAGGGAGTTGGTGCTTGTATTCAGTGCAGCAAGGCCAACTGTTTCACTGCTTTCCATGTGAGCTGTGCTCAGAAAGCTGGCCTTTACATGAAGATGGAGCCCATCAAAGAGGTTAATGAGTTAGGAGCCACCACGTTCTCTGTAAAGAAAACAGCCTATTGCTGCTCACATACACCTAACGGTTGCATGAGGAGACCCCTTGCTGTATACAAGGACTGCAAACCTAAGAATGGTTTATGTCAGAAGGGTGCTCACAGGAGAAGGAGGGAAAAGGCAAAAGGATGCCAGAAAAAGAAGAATAAAATGCCAGAATCGGAGCCTGTTGATGATGCTCCCACTGTTTCTGGGCCTAGTATTACTCCTAAAAG TTTCAACACAATCCTCAATCAAGTTTCTCTGCAGAAGAAGAAGGTATTTGTGGGACGTGTGCTCAGTTACTGGATGCTCAAGAGGCAGTCAAGAAATGGTGTCCCACTAATAAGGCGCCTACAGACTGCAATACAGATGCAAAAACCACCAGAGCAG GTGCAGGGGGAGGATGACTATCAAGATTTGACAGAACAGTTAAAGGACTGGAATCGTTTACGGCACGACCTGGAGCGAGCTCGTTTGCTGCTGGAGCTCATTTGCAAGAGAGAGAAGCTAAAGAGGGAGGAG ATGAAAATGCAACAGTCAGTTTTGGATATGCAGCTCACTCCATTTCCTGTCTTGTTGCGAGCGGTGCTTGATCAGCTGCAAGAGAGGGACCAGACAAGAATCTTTGCCCAGCCTGTCAGCATCGAAGAG GTTTCTGATTATCTAGACCACATCAAGCACCCCATGGACTTCTCTACCATGAGGAAACGCATTGATACCCATGGGTACAACAACCTGGATGAGTTTGAGGATGACTTCAACCTCATTATTTACAACTGCATGAAGTACAATGCCAAGGACACCACCTTCTATCGTGCCGCTTTACGTCTACGAGACCATGGTGGAGTAATCCTCAGGAAGACGAGGCGGGACATTGAGAGGATAGGCTTGGACTTTGCCAGTGGAATGCACCTCACTGAACCTCCTAAGATCGAGCCACCTCCATCATTGTCCTGGGAAGATG TTGATAGACTGTTAAACGCATCCAATCGAGAACACATGTCTAAGGAGGAACAGTTGAATAAACTGTTGGAGACACAGGATTCAGTGAGTGCCATGAAGTCATGCCCTTCAAGGAGCAAGCGGCTTAAGTTACTCAAAAGGTCCATCGGTGACCTACGGATGGAAATGAGTCACAAAACTGAGCCCCCTTCTTTGGAGCAGAACAGTCCAAAGGAAGAGGAGAAGACTCCTATTTGTACACCACCGGCCCCAGAGGAAGAAG GTGACAAGTCATTACCCCCAAAACTGGAGCCTTCAGATTGTGTACAACTTCTGACAAACTCAGAAAGTCCCTCTGAACCTCCTACTCTGAAACCTGTCGACTCCAGCCCTGAAACGTGGCTGAAAAAGGTCAAATTTGATGGGGAGATGCTTTCTACCTCACTTTTAAATGCATTCTCCCCTAATGTTCTGCCCTCTGAAAATAATATGTTTGCTACCTCCACTGTTAACGAACCAGCAAATACAGTCAACCGACGGACGGCTGTGCTGTTCCGGAAGTCAAAGAGTCCACAGAAGGGGCCAAAAATGAGTGAATCCCCAGTAGACTGCCCTCAGCTGGGCTCTAAGACCTTTCTGTCAGTAGTCCTACCTCGCCTCGAAACCCTACTCCAGCACAGGAAGAGGACGCGTAGTGCGAGCGGAGACAGTCAggatgaagaggaggatgagTGTCCAATCAAACGCTTGGATACTG gATTGTCTAATGGCTTTTTGGAGCCGAAGAAAGGGCTAACTGTCGGTAGACAGTCAGAGCCTCGCCGTCGCTGTGCTTCAGAGTCCAGCATCTCCTCCAGCGGTAGTGGAAGTGCCCAGGAAAACACAAG TGATGTCAGTCATGTAAGGAGCGTCAAAGGGAAGCTGGCGATGGCAAGACGAAATACGACAGACGATAAAAAAGAGTTGGTCAATTACGTGGAAACGGGGAACATTTCCAAATCCAGTAAGATGGCAGCAG ATCATAGATCCTCAGATGCCTCGACCGGGTTGCCAACTCAACGGCGAGTTCATTCCCACCCCTCCACGGGACGTGCTCAGGGTCGGAGAGCTGATGCAGTTCAGGTCCAAGGAGAAACTCTTCCTCGTCCGCTTCTTCGACAGCAAACGCAACTG TGA